The proteins below come from a single Dehalococcoidia bacterium genomic window:
- the rpsR gene encoding 30S ribosomal protein S18 gives MSEATEETAQQSAPGQEGGGARPERPRRRGGGRFGRRRVCAFCADKNITIDYKEPARLRRYVSDRGKIEPRKKTGTCAKHQRLLTIALKRARHLALLPFTAEHIRISGVFPTRG, from the coding sequence GTGAGTGAAGCAACCGAGGAGACCGCACAGCAGTCAGCGCCCGGACAGGAGGGCGGTGGGGCGCGCCCGGAGCGTCCGCGCCGCCGCGGCGGAGGGCGTTTCGGGCGTCGCCGGGTCTGCGCATTCTGCGCCGACAAGAACATCACGATTGACTACAAGGAGCCGGCCAGGCTGCGGCGCTACGTGTCCGACCGGGGGAAGATCGAGCCACGAAAGAAGACCGGCACCTGCGCCAAGCACCAGCGCCTGCTGACGATCGCCCTCAAGAGGGCCCGTCACCTCGCGCTTTTGCCGTTCACGGCCGAGCACATCCGGATCTCCGGCGTCTTCCCCACGCGCGGTTGA